The genomic segment GCACTGAACCTGAGCGAGCCTGTCCAGACACATTAAAGGGCAGTAACAGTGCCGGTTTACATTTCTGCCcaccattttccaaagcatgCCGCAGTGGTTCATCAACTTACAGACGAGAATCTCCGAACAAGGAAGTGGAAGGTTCCTGGAAGAACTATGTCATTTGGTCATTGTGATAGTGAAAATGGAgactttcttttaatttaatttaattttgttttaatttcttttaattgaTTTGATCAATTctttatcaaagaaaacaaaaacttttgtCTGCCTGTGCAGTTGTAAAATTACAGATACAATTCAACAAATATAGAGAATCAAGTTGATTTATGTGATTATGTTTACACTGATTTCCAGACATTTTCCATTCATTATGATTTGAATAGATCTATCAAGTAAAATCTCTGGAAATTAAAACTTCAGTCAATTTATGTTAAAAAGTAGTAATAAATAACTGGGTATTTACTGTCTTAGAACATTGTCTCTATTTCCACACAATTACCAAATTGCATGTTCCTCTCCGTATAACGTCCTtggaaattatattttcttttttctgttttatattcttttttataGGAACCACAGGTTGAAACTTCAAACAGAAGGTTGACTTAAAAAGTTGACACATTGGgacataaaaactaaaacagtgaatgaattaaatgaatatcAGAAATAACGAGTCTGAAATAAAGAAACGTACCTAGTTGATTTACAGAGGCTTCAGAAAGTAGACAGGCCCCATCGTCTTgcactttattgtgtttttgagattttgagattttattttagatCGATAAAATTACCATTCTTGCATAAGTCTACACTCAGTAACCCATAATGACTCTTTGCGGAGTCCAGACAAACTGAGGAACCAGGTGAGAAGAACCTTGGTCAGGGAGGAGACCAAGAGcccagcagcagggacagggacagTGGTCAGATCGTCATCATGAAGGATGAATGaagccaaatacagagaggtccttgaagCACCAAACCACATACTGGATATTGACCAAAAAGTCCAGATTTAAACCCCACAGAAAACATCTGTGGAGGGAGATTAACTTGCCAGATCCAGGTGTTCAGAGCTTGTAGAGACTGAAGCTGTACCTGCTGCTGAAGTGGGTTCTACAAAGAACTGGATCAAGAGTCTGAAGACCTATTGactaaatgagagatttcacttcttgatttttaattgattaccaaatatttctaaaaacaaaGTGTGCAAACAATCTGAATACCTTCTGACGccactgtatatattatatattatcatatggtgaaatgaatggaaaccaacaCCTGCCTGGAAGGTAGAAAACAGACTCAGAAATCTACTGTTGTTATGCTTTGGAAATGGATGGTGGCAATGTAAAGTAAATATGATCCATTTTAAATGGGCTGAATTTTAAACATGCTGGTTTGGTCATTTAAACAAATCATAAGTGCTCTTTGTCACCCATTTATGTATTGTCTTAAAAGTAGTAAGAATTTAGTGTTTATACTTATGGCAATCATGTATTTAGCTACACTGTCCTTGTATTATAGAGAAGACAAACATCCCTACTGAAAGTATTTGGTATAGTATGTTGGTGTGAGACACCCACCTTTTCAAATTCACAAATCACATGTAAATCTGTtcaaacacaaagcaacatgATCAGCTCCTACGTATGAATCAGCCTCCCTGATCCTGTGCTGTATGAAATTCAGAgcttcaaacaaacacactggcacGTTATTGATTTAGGGAGATGCCAAATTCATCTGCTGTTGAAAAGTCGATAGCGAGGCACGTGGCAGGGGCGAGTGCTGCCGCTGCCGCCACCCTGCCCAGCGCTCTGCTGCGACGTCAGCGCGCGTCAGGCTGGAGCACAGGGTGATCAAACTGGAGTTTGAAACCGCAGTTGACAATATTTCATTGCACTTgatttttcaaaaagaaaaaaaaaaaaaagaaaattggttGATGACCCTTTAAATACAGAGCTGCTATTTCCCTGTGTGGTTTTTGTAAATGGATCAGTAGATAGTGGCAGCTTGACTGTGCTGGTCTCATGATAAACACAGGACACCGTTAGCCAATGATAATCTAATTAGAATGTACTAAATGCTCAGAGTACACTGAAGAACACTGCTCAGCTGATTTTCATACACTTTAATTTCTTAATGTGAacttgttaatttatttatttgggcTCTTGTTTGGGGTTGGTGTTTGggatgggtggggggtgaggggggaggggttgTAGAGGAAATTGCATAGATGTAAAATGTAGGTCGCTACCCTTTCTTAGAATGAACTTGTTGATggttgtattttgttattgttgacaacttcatgaaaaaaataagtcTTGATTTACAAGTCACACGTACTTAAGTTGTAATATTTTAACTTAAAGgggagtgagtgtgtttacaattttgtgtattacctgttcttcttgttttgtaaaGATATAATTAAGATCTGAGAATTAATTTGAATAGACGAGctgatgaagctgttttttttatatatacataagTTAAAAGTGTTGATGACTTTGGGAGAAAAATAGGAATCTGACAAGTGCAGCTACAATTTCTTGCCTTAGAGGTTACAGAGGCCAAACTAGTCCAGTAAAGGAACAAAGGATTTTATTCAACAGGAAGTACACTGGGCATGGCCCTCTGACCCCGGCTGTTAGAGAAACAGTttatttctgactttttgtttcACAAAGTACATGTCCGCTTATGGAAATCTGGAGACCCAAGGTGGtcaatactaaataaataaatgaaatgttatgaaatatataaataataatatcagtATATAACTAGgcaaaatatgtaatataacCATGAAACTATCAGACAATTACACACAATTTTAGaactttttgaaaaaaacaaaacaaattacattgtattattttagtTTCATGGCTAcatcatatattttgtatatatttatttatttattttactattggCCACTGTGAGTCTCCATGTGGGGTATATCATAAAGAGGACCAACTGtttaaaagataaattaaatgtatttgttgtaatTAATCAGTTGCATTTCTGTaattaagctaaaaaaaaaaagctacccTGGAGTaaacatcaaaatatcaaagtgaggcatcacatcattttatagCTTTTAATCCGTTCTACACAAAACATTATGGAGGACCAGGggtgtcacaggaaaagtaaaacatttccataatttcatattttaataggcattaaaaaatAGGAATCGTTAAAAGAAGACAATAGAATTTGCAAAACTATTTCAAcaggcattttaaaaatgcttcattacttttcctgtgacatccctgtTCCCTGTTCCCATCCCTGTTGCaaaatagcaacaacaacaacaaaaaatgtcaactgatgaaAATGTGATATCAGAACATCCATTTGCTGATGTTTTCTTGTGCTTTGTGCAGAACACAACACGGGAAAAAGTGCCATGAAATGATTCTGTGCCTCATTTTGACTTAAACACGTTCCCTCCCTGTTCTCTTCATGTTATGATGCAAATGAAACACATGCTCTCTTTCTAACGGAACGCTGCACAtcagagatgtggaaaaagaaagagaagtcGGTCTACAACAAGGACGCTGCACAATATTCCTCATTAATGGGACGAATGGACCAAAGATGTCAAATTTGAGGATACATTTTTTGAACAAAGTCTgacattgatactgaaattatgatctttttcttcttccttttacaCACAAAAGCAACTTTATCTGTGTCTAGCAGTATTAGTTGACTAGTTAGCATGGAGCATGTGTAGCACCAGTgcaattttaaattcaaaatggtgTTAATAGAATTTAAAGGCTTGTTTTAGTCCAATGTCTGCAAATTCAATACACTTTTTATCGCTGCTGATCAGTCTTTAAAGCACACTCTGGACCTCTGATgttcagatggtttcatttcatctcagtACAACAATCAACCCGGACACTTGAACCTTGCTTTAGTCGGGAAACAGAGTGGCGTTATTGTTGTGTGGAAGTGCAATGCAAGAATGCAACTGCGTCACCATGCcgcaaaaacaaaactctgacCATGTTCACAGTAACACCAGCAGGTTTTCAGTCCCTGTGAGTTGATTAGCAGACTCATTAAGCTGTGTGGACGACATTCAAAAACCGTCAGCAGCAGTAATGTaagtactgaaaaaaaaaaccactggtATGGTCCTTTAATTGCATTTTGGAAGTGATGTGTTTGGTTAGTGTCATATTGTATTTGTAACAGGTTGTTGTGTGCACCATGTTTTCAAACCGGGTGATGCCTTCAGTTGATTGGAGGAAAATCCTGCACTCTTGAGCCACTGTAGGTTATGACTGAGAACCAGGCTGTCTACACTGTACGCTGCTGTCATCAGATTAGCCGTGTCAACCAACTTGGGACTGACCTACTCGTCTAGTCAACTGAACAGAGATTCCTCAATAGGATGTTTTAGTTTCCCAACTTTCTAACATCTCTGAATGCAGCGTTGATCTCGGTCCAGCGGTCATGGTTTAAAGTTTGAGCAGTGGTCATCAGGGAGGGGATGTTATCACCTTGGAATCAAATGCCTTCAATTTGCATTTACACAACATGGCAGCATCTGAAAGGAAGCACTTATTTAATCCAATCTGTTTACAGGAAATTGTCAGGGCCACTTCTCACATCTCAGATTGtgattgagttttttttttttttttttttgaacctCTGTTGAACAGACTCTTAACACTTATCTACCTGGATGATTCAGTATACCTCTTTTTATGGGTAAGGACTGTATGATAGACATGTAGAAAGTTTCTGTGCCGTTGTTTCTAACTTTTTACAGTGGTTACGTCATTGTATTTGTAGATTTTGGTGAGCCATTTTTCATGTGTTCTTTTTTTGAGTACCTGCAACATGACTGTTATATGCAGATTCAGCatttttgatttcctttttttaactttgaatgTTCAAATGACCTGTTTTCTTTAgattttctttgtaaatattGTGCaacatgtcatgttttgttcatttgatatgaaaaattaaagaaaaaaaacagcattttgtcGAGGCAatttttgttgaaataaaacaaaaagcatgaGAAGTCTCTGGtttggtgttggtgtgtggaTTCTGATGAAAGATCATGTTGAAAAaaattgttgctgttttgttaaGAAGCATTTAATctgaatataatataaagtATCATTGAaatgactgtatataaatgactatacagagatacacacacgtTCTAATCAAGTCTTTGACttagaaaatgtactttaaattAACAAAGTCCATGTTACACAAGCAAACAGACGTGACGAGAACGCTCTCTAATCCAGTGTTGTCTCTGCAAAATCTTAATAATTCAGCCAACACATGGAACAACATCCACATTGTTTAAAAAGTTACAATCCCTTGGTATTTGTAGCCACATGGAGGCGCTCTAAGGTGCTTCAAATCCACAACAAACTGGACTTTGGCTGTCTCATCATGGCCGACTATTTGTCTGGTTTTGGCCCCATGAGACTTGAGCAATGGATCAATGTTGATGGATGGATCACTGATACAGCTTCTCCCCTGCTGGTGTCCCAGCTGTGCTCTCATGGACATGATGTTAGCCCCGTCTCTTCACTTCTTCATGATGGAGGAGATATCCAGGAACATACTCTGAGAAAGACAagaacacattaaacacacattgtATACCTGGAATTCATGAGGCAAGCATCTTTCACTATTTGTCCAGTGTCACTGCTCCATTAGTTACCTAACACTCATCATTTCTGTGACCCTAAAGGCGTACGTTCACATCAGGGAACAACATGAAGAAGTAGAATGGCACCCAGTAGAGCGCAAACCTTTGCCAAGCCCAAACCTTTTCTTATCTGGATACAGACTATTATCCTGATCTAAACTAAATTGTACAAAGTCAGAGATCTCAACacaataaatatgtatatacatcAAGATCTAAACATGATTTGTCGCGATGTCAAGGAAAGTAATTCCTAAAACATTCCTGGATCTGCCCTGTGATTCGGATCCACATCAAAACTTTTCCCGTGTCCCAttcctccaccaagtttggtgcaaacaGGTTCTCTACTTTTatcataatcctgctgacaaacacgcaaacaaagaaacagacagacacaggtgaaatgATAACCTCCTTGATGTTGGTAATGATGAATAAATCCTTTATTGGTGATCTGGTGGTCGAGGCTTCAATGTGTGTTGAGTGTTGCTAAGTGTTGCTAAGTGTTGAATTATTGGCAAACACTGCACAGCAACAGGTATTGCTATTTATGTAGCATCAGAATTATCACACACATATCAACACTGGCCAGAGGTCATCAAACACACTACAAGTCTCAGTCGTGGTGACTACATTACTACTAAAACTCAACACTTTTTAACATATGCTGTTGTGTTCGTTGTgtcagaagtttcattttggtCTTAACCGACCGCTCCATGATCTCgtctgttttctgcattttataGTTAATAGGCTGCTGACTGGAAATTTTGCACAATCCCAGGGcaggctaactgttagcttcatccaaattttcctttcaaatgtGACGCTGATCATTTCTGACGTGaatcataaaacataaactgtaaactgtcgTAGCGACATGAGTAGTCAGAGACGCCAAagatgtttgaatttacatacagtatgagttgatttaatattgaaaacaagACATATACACTACTTGTTAGAAGGCTTTGCGGTCACTCACACACggtttgagaaacactgaatttaaaacatgatattttagCTAATTTCCCCTCTCTATGACGGGCTGTTTTAGATGTATGATGTAACTGATGACATGTGAAGCCTCTGTTTCCGTCTGTACCATGCAACTGCTTTTGATGACAGTTCAAATCATGGAGcaacattttactgtgtgtataATACCTCAGACTTTGATCTTATGTCTCCCAATAACTGGATGGCTCGAGGATCCACTGTAATAATGGGTTGGACTGGAGTTTCTGTGTATCCCAGGTGATGTTCCAAAACCATTTCCCATTATACACTGACTACTCAGTTTTCACACTTCAGTTAAGGGTAAAGGGTGATCAGGCTTTGTGGTAGCTGCCCCAAAACTTTGGAATAGTTTACCTCTTTCAATTAAGCGTTCCACCTCAACAACATTTTTAAGACTAAACTTAAAACCCATGTTTTCTTTGGCTTTTGAGTGTCCCGAAGGTTTGATCTTTATCTTTTATcccatatgtttttatttcaagctGTTTGCTGTCTGTCTCAGACTATGGGATAGTTGATTATgtcgtgtgtttttgttgtatattattgtacagcacttttgtttaaatgtgcttCATAATTgaacttgatttgatttgaaaacagATATTGAATCTAACTGATATTAATGATAGAAGATATTTGATGCCTAGAAAATATGTTGATTGTCTCCACAGTAATTACTATAAAGGTCTGCTTTGAATAAACATTTTCCCTTATGCTGTTTGTATTTGCCTGTTTCACATTGTGGCCAGTAGATGTTGCTCTTttaacatgaagcatcaagagATCTCAAACAACTGCTGGAACAATTCAGTGCTTCACGAAGCTTCGTCTCACTGTCCTTAACATCCATTCATTTCAAGTTTATGGAAGCAATGTGCGGATATGtgaattatataattataataatgattttttggAAAGTATAAAACTAAACCTGAAAGCTATGTCGGCTGACATGTGTCATGAAGAAAAGTCATTTGTCAGAGCAGCTGTATTTGCAGACTAATTGATTTATTAACAGAACATAACGTTAGTGTTTAGGCaagattttaacatttaaaggtAACACAACGTTGTTTCAGATTTCCAAATCTCCACTGTCTATGATGTCctttacacacatgcattaaACGTTGAACTGATACTTTATGTTCAATGCTATATTCTGTTTATTCCATTACATAACAATTTGagaatgaattaataattaatgtgcacattttattaatttgagAACACGATTTCAGCTCTGTATCTATCTGTGTTTATGAAAGAGTAGTTATGATctgtaaaatgtatataatatagaGTCTAATTTTGCgtttgatatatttttaataattcaaattaTGCTTAAATGTCCTATGACCGTCATgttaaatgaacaataaaaactagtttcatttttttgtatttaacttCGATCATGTCTTATAATTTACCTATTTCTTGgttataatatttatttgatttcatgaacttataataaaattattatcTGGGAAACTTTTTGTTTGACTTCTTCAATAACCCACCAGCAGATGCTCcatgttttaaatatatatgatatacagtatatgataaaGATTATTATGGCAGATGAAACGATAGACGAGCTTCATAACTGAACAGTAAATGTCTGCCAACCCTCTAGACGAACGTGGAATGTgattcagacacaaaacaatctCTTCTCTTTACTTGCCATTGACATCCTTCGGCCTCCGGCAGGCGGCATCATGGGCATGTCTCCCTGCAGGGATCCTAACTCGTCCGACTCCTCTGAGGTATGGAAGGAAGGGCTCGTGGAGCGGCTAAAGGAGGACAAGCTCTCAGAGGGTGGCCTGATCATGAAACTGGTCTTTCTGGGGTTAGGGACCAGGGCCTCGCTCCCCACTGACTCCCTTCGCTCGTCCTCATCGAGGTCTGGGATAGCACTTGGCCTGAAGGTGCTACTGGGCAGCAGGGCGTCCAAATGGCTGGGGTGAGGGTGTTCTCCTTTGTGGGTGTCCTCAAGATGGCTGGCTGCACTTTCCTCTGCGTTGGACACAGCTGAGGCCCAGGGTGGATGGTGGGCCACCGTGGCTGCGTGGCCATCTTCGTGGGTTTGGGCAGTTTGCATTGCACAGTTCTGGTCAGACCTGGGTGGCATCCTAGGTTGGGGGCAGATATAGCTGGTATGACTGTGTACCAGATGAGCCAAGCTGTTGTGTCTTGAGGCGTCCTGGTTGGCTTTGAGCCCAGTGTTGTAATGTGGAGGCTTCATGTCCGCCTCTGGAATCACTTTGAAGGTCTGAGTCAAAGGCCCGTTGTGAGGTGATAAATTGCTCATTACACAGAGATGTGGTAAGGACGCCTTCTTCCTGTTCTTGTAAATCACACTGTCGTCTTCTGTGTACCTCTCTCCGTACAGCGTCTGTTTGATTTTCCTGATGCCCAGGTGAGATATTTCCAGGATGTTGAGGAAAAGTGACACACCAGCGATGGCGATCATGAAGACCATGAAAATGGTCTTCTCTGTTGGCCTGGAGATGTAACAGTCTACACTGTTGGGGCAAGGCAGCCTCTCACACTTATAGAGTGGCTCCAGTTGGATACCATAGAGTGTATACTGGCCCAGGATGAAGCAGACCTCCACCAGGGAGCGTGTCAGGATATGGATGATATAGGTTCTCAACAGAGAGCCTCTGAGAGGCGCCTTCTTCACCCTCCTCTGCTCGTCCAGCTTCCTCAGCTCCTTCTCCATGCGCTTATGTTCATCCAACGCCAACTCCGCCTCGTCCAGCTCCTCCTTCAACTGGGCCCGTCTGCGGTGGCGCTCCTTCTCCAGCGATCGGATGCAGTAGAGGGCGTGGCCCATGTAGACCAGTGAGGGCGCGGACACAAAAATGACCTGCAAGACCCAGAAGCGAATGAGGGAGATGGGGAAGGCACGGTCGTAGCAAACTGCCTTGCAGCCTGGTTGGTCTGTGTTGCAAACAAACTCAGACTGCTCGTCATCCCACACGTCTTCAGCGGCCGCTCCCAGGATCAGCATGCGGAAGATGAAGAGTATGGTAAGCCAGATCTTGCCCACGATGGTGGAATGAATGTGGACCTCTTCTAGGATGCTGCCCAGCAGGTTCCAGTCACCCATGGTCAGCTTCTCACCACTTCACTGCCACATGTCCTCAAACTGTGGAGACATAGCATACATGGAAAGATTATGAGAACACAGGCCCCTGGGCATAGACACCGCTCGTATATAGGACCCCCAGGCTGAAAGAGACATGAAATGACTGCAAACAACGCGAAGACACTCTCTggctttatggtcattttgtgtcttttaactgaGCTCTTTGACTTTCAGACAAGAGCTAGACACCACcttgtgattggatcacaaCTACTACGACATGTTGATGTCCATGTTGGTGGACATCCCATGAGTACTCATTagtcagggttagggttagtagTCATTACTCATTGGCCGGATTACATCCATCTTTGAACTCAGCCTTCAATTTGATTACACACCTGTTAACTTTTGTGACTTATCTTGCAGGTTGTGTTGACAACATCTGTCCACAAACCTATCTCACTGGTAATCCCttctacagtaggtgtctccaggaccacgTTTTGCCATGATGAGACATGATGAAAACAACACCAGCCCTGCTGTCACAGCTGGTCTTCGACACCATTGCAGTTAGCTTGacctggtttggattccttcagtgtcagtgcttcagcaggtttttaccagcagctgaatgatccacagaggtgtcctcctctccattacaaacacaccaggggattaaaaccagtgaaaacactgagtaaaactgtttcatgttaaaaatcatCCCTGATTGGCTTTGAGCTGAACTGCTGTTAATGTTTACTCAGCTCTTTTgtctgataacttcagatccagacatccgatgactaaaatccttcatctggttcaaatatataGATAAAACCATCCAAGATCTAAAATGAGTCATTTGTAAAaagtggcttaaaactagataaaagtcaacgTTGaacttctgtcagacaaacacaacactgacacatgatcatagaggatatgatgtcattgaaaAGCGACCAATGAAATACAGGAGAACTGATGGAAACATgtgggataatgtaagaacacaactcaacaacatatagaataCAGGTCTAGTAGTGAGTATCTCTGGCAGTAAGACAGGGGTACGTGGGAGTCAAAACAAACTAGAGCTTATCACATCAGGTGTGGCATCTGAACAAATATTTCCctaagacagaaaataaagaatttgaaatgtgatctgatcaaaatgaagagaaaatggaaCAAAGCAGTTTGATTTAAATACAGGGCTTAGGCTTTACTATACATCCGTATATCACAGTGGCTgctgtcataaaacatcattactCAGAAGTCAcctgtggatgacatcatcactacAGTCTAGGGCTTAAAGACACCTGTTTGAAAAGAAGATGACTCAACTCCAgtaatttcatcatttcactgaTGAATCTGAACCCCAGCTGGTCTTTTTCAAGGCTTTCTATCACTGGAGCTTAATGTGTGGTCATCCTATTTTCAAATATGTCACTGCCATGACGGCACTGAATTACTGGTGTGTGTTCActggacaaaataaaaccaattcATCTGGAATCATTTCAATCTTTTTACaatcacaaataaaagaaaataaaacatttacacttACTATTGAGTCTGTCTGAGAAAACTATTCTACCAGAGTCATTCCTGGACCAGTGTGTTGCACAAAATGACATAACACCAAATGACTCCATTCAATGAAGTAACCATTTGTCAGTATCACTTACATATCACTGGTATGGGTTCCCTCTTTGCCTCTTGATGCACTTCATCATGTTCAGATAAGCATCCTATGATTTGACAGTGTCTGTAGAGCTACCCCATGGAGGTGTCTGGAGGTCCTCTTGTGCCGGTCCCAAACTCCGGTCCACATCCCTTTGCTCCCCTCCgcctttgtttctctgtgtatctgtgttgtgtgtgctgtggcagcagcagcagcctgtgtgttGCGAGTGCTCTCCCGTGTTACATGCAGAGTTCACAGGATGTGAGCATCGATCGCCTCCCGACGGGACAATGCCCCCCACCGCCCTCCCCTCTCCCACGCCAGCAGTGCCAACTCCAACCAGTGCCATCAATATCACCCTCTCTGACAGAGCGAGGTGATGTTTGTTTATGGCTGGTTTTTCACATAGGTCCAGATCCTGGGGCCCTCAACATAAAGATGTTAATGAGCCAGCGGGGAGGCCTTCACGTTtgagttcagctcagttcaccAATCTAATGTGGATAATGTGGCTTCATTTAACCTGTCGTCTTGCACACAGCTGTTAAACTGATGGGTTGGGGATATTCATGCATGCATGACTGGCTGGCATCCCTGCTGTGTACATTCAATACAGCAAAGTATGAACAAGGACATGGTAAAAGTcttcatgtggaaaaaaactCAGTGGTTTGGcatcatttgtatttttgttatgaatagaaattgtgaaaaagcaacaaataatttaatgaaCTTGAATGAaccttttctgctttttaatttCCCAGATGTTCAACATTGGTAAATACACTGAGAGACTGAGATGTGAAAATTGACATCAATCTCAGAGACTTGTCCTGTAAAACACAAGCctataggtcgtctgtgcagcagattATTATGACctatagttacgttttgttgctaggcaacatctggtggtcgtagtaatt from the Seriola aureovittata isolate HTS-2021-v1 ecotype China chromosome 13, ASM2101889v1, whole genome shotgun sequence genome contains:
- the gja10a gene encoding gap junction protein alpha 10 a — translated: MGDWNLLGSILEEVHIHSTIVGKIWLTILFIFRMLILGAAAEDVWDDEQSEFVCNTDQPGCKAVCYDRAFPISLIRFWVLQVIFVSAPSLVYMGHALYCIRSLEKERHRRRAQLKEELDEAELALDEHKRMEKELRKLDEQRRVKKAPLRGSLLRTYIIHILTRSLVEVCFILGQYTLYGIQLEPLYKCERLPCPNSVDCYISRPTEKTIFMVFMIAIAGVSLFLNILEISHLGIRKIKQTLYGERYTEDDSVIYKNRKKASLPHLCVMSNLSPHNGPLTQTFKVIPEADMKPPHYNTGLKANQDASRHNSLAHLVHSHTSYICPQPRMPPRSDQNCAMQTAQTHEDGHAATVAHHPPWASAVSNAEESAASHLEDTHKGEHPHPSHLDALLPSSTFRPSAIPDLDEDERRESVGSEALVPNPRKTSFMIRPPSESLSSFSRSTSPSFHTSEESDELGSLQGDMPMMPPAGGRRMSMASKEKRLFCV